One Streptomyces sp. RPA4-2 genomic window carries:
- a CDS encoding DUF5994 family protein codes for MTATILYTAAVEERTFSLPLRLALASTDTPGALLDGAWWPRSRDLAAELPALTAVLDPLWGRITHVTVNPTLWPVIPRKVPVDGHVVSVGWFKAEQDPHKLLLLSYTVGRWDLLVIPPQTDRAIAAWLMTAATGPLRSHIASDLLERAEFQRLVIEADQAREAVWESEGGHGARVTAPARSA; via the coding sequence ATGACCGCGACCATTCTGTATACGGCGGCGGTCGAGGAGCGGACCTTTTCGCTGCCGCTGCGTCTCGCGCTCGCCTCAACGGACACCCCTGGTGCTCTTCTGGACGGCGCCTGGTGGCCCCGCTCCCGCGACCTGGCGGCGGAACTTCCTGCGTTGACAGCGGTGCTGGATCCCCTTTGGGGGCGCATCACGCATGTCACGGTGAACCCGACCCTGTGGCCGGTCATCCCACGGAAGGTGCCCGTTGATGGGCATGTGGTGAGCGTCGGCTGGTTCAAGGCCGAGCAAGACCCCCACAAGCTGTTGCTGCTCTCCTACACCGTCGGCCGCTGGGACCTGCTGGTGATTCCGCCGCAGACGGATCGGGCCATCGCCGCCTGGCTGATGACCGCGGCTACCGGTCCGCTGCGCAGCCACATAGCGAGTGATCTGCTGGAGAGGGCCGAATTCCAACGGCTCGTGATAGAAGCCGACCAGGCCCGAGAAGCGGTCTGGGAATCCGAGGGCGGCCATGGCGCCCGTGTGACCGCGCCAGCACGCTCTGCGTGA
- a CDS encoding IS5 family transposase — protein sequence MPLTDAQWARIEPLLPDRKPRRGGRWRDHRELIDAIAWKFQTGSQWIHLPEKYGNWRGVYNRLRMWAIDGTWERVFTALVSQADADDDLNWAVSVDSTIVRAHQHAAGARKKCPYGFRQAVAVVGGW from the coding sequence GTGCCGTTGACTGACGCGCAGTGGGCGCGAATCGAGCCGTTACTCCCAGATCGGAAACCACGGCGGGGTGGCCGGTGGCGGGATCACCGAGAATTGATCGACGCGATCGCCTGGAAGTTCCAGACGGGATCGCAGTGGATCCACCTCCCGGAGAAGTACGGCAACTGGCGAGGCGTCTACAACCGGCTGCGGATGTGGGCCATCGACGGCACATGGGAGCGGGTGTTCACCGCGCTGGTCTCACAGGCCGACGCCGACGACGACCTCAACTGGGCTGTCTCGGTGGACTCCACCATCGTGCGCGCACACCAACACGCGGCCGGGGCCCGCAAAAAGTGCCCCTATGGTTTTCGTCAAGCCGTTGCTGTGGTGGGTGGTTGGTAG
- a CDS encoding IS110 family transposase, with the protein MHHESEIDVYLGLDVGKGEHHGTAITPAGKRVFDKPLPNSETRLRELFTKLQARHGTVLVVVDQPASIGALPLAVARDSGCRVAYLPGLTMRRIADLYPGESKTDARDAAIIADAARTMPHTLRELAPDDETVAELNMIIGFDDDLAGEVTRIKNRMRGLLTQIHPSLERILGPRLDHPAVLFLLERYGSPAQLRKAGRRRLITMLRPKAPRMAERLVEDIFTALDEQTVIVPGTDAAALIIPSLAGSLTAVLDQRKLLAARIEELLEAHPLSQVLISMPGIGVRTAARILVDVGDGSGFATAGHLAAYAGLAPATRRSGSSIRSEHPSKRGNRQLKRAFYLAAFASLSQPDSRAYYDRKRREGKHHVAAIICLARRRTDVLFAMLRDGTFYQPPTTATA; encoded by the coding sequence GTGCACCACGAGAGCGAAATCGACGTCTATCTCGGTCTGGACGTCGGCAAAGGTGAGCATCACGGCACTGCTATCACCCCGGCAGGCAAGAGAGTGTTCGACAAGCCGCTGCCGAACAGTGAAACGCGGCTGCGGGAGCTGTTCACTAAACTGCAGGCCAGACACGGAACAGTACTGGTCGTGGTGGACCAGCCAGCCTCGATCGGTGCTCTGCCGTTGGCCGTTGCCCGTGATTCGGGCTGCCGTGTCGCCTATCTGCCGGGGCTGACGATGCGGCGGATCGCCGACCTGTATCCGGGCGAGTCGAAGACCGACGCGCGTGACGCAGCGATCATCGCGGACGCCGCCCGGACCATGCCGCATACCCTGCGCGAGCTGGCACCGGACGACGAAACGGTCGCCGAGCTGAACATGATCATTGGGTTCGACGACGACCTCGCCGGCGAGGTGACCCGGATCAAGAACCGCATGCGCGGCCTCCTCACCCAGATTCATCCCTCGCTCGAGCGGATTCTGGGGCCCCGTCTGGATCACCCGGCGGTACTGTTCCTGCTGGAACGCTACGGATCGCCCGCCCAGTTGAGGAAAGCCGGCAGGCGCCGGCTGATAACGATGTTGCGGCCCAAAGCACCACGCATGGCCGAACGTCTCGTCGAGGACATCTTCACCGCCCTGGACGAGCAGACCGTCATCGTCCCCGGCACCGACGCCGCAGCCTTGATCATTCCCAGCCTTGCCGGCTCGCTGACCGCGGTACTCGACCAGCGGAAACTCCTGGCCGCCAGGATCGAGGAGCTGCTGGAGGCCCACCCTCTTTCGCAGGTCCTGATCTCGATGCCCGGCATCGGGGTCAGGACCGCCGCCCGCATCCTGGTCGACGTCGGCGACGGCAGTGGCTTCGCAACCGCCGGACACCTCGCCGCTTACGCAGGACTGGCCCCCGCCACCCGCAGATCCGGGTCGTCCATCCGCAGTGAACACCCTTCCAAGCGAGGTAACCGGCAACTCAAACGTGCCTTCTACCTCGCCGCCTTCGCCTCACTGTCACAGCCGGACTCACGCGCCTACTACGACAGGAAACGACGCGAGGGAAAACACCACGTCGCAGCCATCATCTGCCTCGCCCGACGCCGCACCGACGTCCTCTTCGCCATGCTCCGCGACGGCACCTTCTACCAACCACCCACCACAGCAACGGCTTGA
- a CDS encoding nuclear transport factor 2 family protein, protein MLADDLVVEWPVSGERIVGRDNFVSINAEYPEGWSIRVLRIVADGAAVVSEVEVPHDAMGVHRVASFWTVRDGKIVGGREYWTELGTDLSPEWRAAYVQRM, encoded by the coding sequence TTGCTGGCCGATGACCTGGTGGTGGAGTGGCCCGTGAGTGGAGAGCGGATCGTGGGTCGCGACAACTTCGTGAGCATCAACGCGGAGTACCCGGAGGGGTGGTCGATCCGGGTGCTGCGGATCGTGGCGGACGGCGCGGCAGTGGTCTCTGAGGTGGAGGTCCCGCACGACGCCATGGGGGTCCACCGCGTGGCGTCGTTCTGGACCGTTCGGGACGGAAAGATCGTTGGTGGGCGGGAGTACTGGACCGAGCTGGGTACGGACCTGTCGCCGGAATGGCGGGCTGCGTACGTGCAGCGGATGTAG
- a CDS encoding IS1380 family transposase: MKDIGSRPRLVVSTDGSGVVGHAGARLLADLAEATGLTAAYTTVLRPLRPRGTGHDPGRIATDLAVMLADGGEAIADLAVLRDQREVFGPVASKPTAWRLLAAVDERILDRLRSARAAAREVAWLQAAETRTAIPAVKTGGRELPDLVLDLDATLVTCHSEKDRAAPTYKGGFGFHPLLCFLANTGEAMSGLLRPGNAGANTAADHITVLDQALAQIPDTHRHGTDILVRTNSAGSAKAFLTHLRALRDNGLHLRFSVGYAVTAPVRRAIRALPEQVWHPALDADGTLRESAEVAELTGMVDLNGYPAGTRIIVRRERPHPGAQLSLFDSDEGLRHQVFLTDTPYSGGGSAQFLEVRHRGHATVEDHIRCGKTTGFGRFPSRLFSVNAAWLELSLAAIDLLAWTRVLLLDGEPATAEPKKLRYRILHVAARLTRGGRRLHLRIAATWPWRHQLAAAFHRLAALPRPAN; the protein is encoded by the coding sequence GTGAAGGATATCGGTTCGCGGCCCCGGCTAGTGGTGTCCACCGACGGGTCGGGGGTGGTCGGGCACGCCGGAGCACGTCTGCTGGCAGACCTCGCCGAAGCGACCGGGCTGACGGCCGCGTATACCACCGTGCTCCGGCCGCTTCGGCCGCGCGGCACCGGCCATGACCCAGGCCGGATCGCCACCGATCTCGCAGTGATGCTCGCCGACGGCGGCGAAGCGATCGCGGATCTGGCCGTTCTGCGGGACCAGCGCGAGGTGTTCGGCCCGGTGGCCTCCAAGCCGACGGCTTGGAGGCTGCTGGCCGCCGTCGACGAACGCATACTGGACCGCCTGCGGTCGGCCCGCGCCGCAGCCCGAGAGGTGGCCTGGCTGCAGGCCGCCGAGACCCGCACCGCGATACCCGCGGTGAAGACCGGCGGACGCGAACTGCCCGACCTGGTCCTGGACCTCGACGCCACCCTGGTCACCTGCCACTCCGAGAAAGACCGGGCCGCACCCACCTACAAAGGCGGCTTCGGGTTCCACCCGTTGCTGTGTTTCCTGGCCAACACCGGCGAGGCGATGTCCGGGCTGCTGCGGCCTGGCAACGCCGGAGCCAACACTGCCGCCGATCACATCACCGTGCTCGACCAGGCCCTCGCGCAGATCCCCGACACCCACCGGCACGGCACCGACATCCTGGTCCGCACCAACAGCGCGGGCAGCGCGAAGGCGTTCCTCACGCATCTTCGCGCCTTGCGTGACAACGGCCTTCACCTGCGTTTCTCGGTCGGATACGCGGTCACCGCACCGGTCCGCCGCGCGATCCGCGCCCTGCCCGAACAGGTCTGGCACCCCGCCCTGGACGCCGACGGGACCCTGCGTGAGTCCGCCGAGGTCGCCGAGCTGACGGGCATGGTCGACCTGAACGGATACCCGGCCGGCACCCGCATCATCGTGCGCCGCGAACGCCCGCACCCCGGCGCCCAGCTCTCCTTGTTCGACAGTGACGAGGGCCTGCGGCACCAGGTCTTCCTCACCGACACCCCGTACTCCGGCGGCGGCTCGGCCCAGTTCCTGGAGGTCCGCCACCGTGGACACGCCACCGTCGAGGACCACATCCGTTGCGGCAAGACCACCGGCTTCGGACGCTTCCCATCCCGCCTGTTCTCCGTCAACGCCGCCTGGCTCGAGCTCAGCCTCGCGGCCATCGACCTTCTGGCCTGGACCCGCGTCCTGCTGCTGGACGGCGAGCCGGCTACCGCCGAACCCAAGAAACTCCGCTACCGGATCCTGCACGTCGCTGCCCGTCTCACCCGCGGCGGCCGTCGCCTCCACCTGCGGATCGCAGCAACCTGGCCCTGGCGACACCAACTCGCCGCCGCCTTCCACCGCCTGGCCGCCCTACCCCGCCCCGCCAACTGA
- a CDS encoding nuclear transport factor 2 family protein translates to MDDEITPPVERMLAERACERIIVDFIHRLDLGDPSSVAELFTPDGVWHWPFGDRRIEGREALRAYFASRPVDRLSRRLMTNLLVTVESETTARAVSYLTTYRVDGYAGGMIEPRLPANVGHYEDIFRKVDGAWFLASRTVFLPFGGGTERLPAVDASHG, encoded by the coding sequence ATGGACGACGAGATCACTCCCCCGGTCGAGCGGATGCTCGCGGAACGCGCCTGTGAGCGCATCATCGTGGACTTTATCCACCGCCTTGACCTCGGCGACCCGAGTTCGGTGGCCGAGCTGTTCACGCCCGATGGTGTCTGGCACTGGCCTTTCGGGGACCGGCGCATTGAGGGGCGTGAGGCCCTGCGCGCCTACTTCGCCTCCCGCCCTGTGGACAGGCTGTCGCGTCGTCTAATGACGAACCTCTTGGTCACGGTGGAGTCTGAGACGACAGCGCGGGCCGTCTCGTATCTGACGACGTACCGGGTCGACGGCTACGCAGGCGGGATGATCGAGCCCCGGCTCCCGGCGAACGTCGGCCACTACGAGGACATCTTCCGCAAGGTCGACGGCGCCTGGTTCCTCGCCAGCCGCACCGTCTTCCTCCCCTTCGGCGGCGGCACCGAACGGCTCCCCGCCGTGGATGCATCACACGGCTGA
- a CDS encoding MFS transporter: MVRQSALGQDFRRLWVAYAVSAAGSAVGMGALPLIALLVLDSSAFQVSVLAALSAVASGVIALPLGVRIEHQYKRPVMITADLVRCAGLASVPVAMAFDGLTFTQLCAVGVLQTAASVAFDAASGANLKALVLSEHRLRANSLFETTNWITVSAGPPVGGLLIGVLGAAATLVVDALSFLGSALGIRRIREPEPTPPKRSATSHLGRDIAAGWQYLLRHPGLRPLFFNALLFGGSIMMTSPLMAVLMLDDLGLAPWQYGLALGLPCLGGVLGSRLTPLLTRRFGQRRVLLLSGVARTLWTILLPLAPSGALGVFVIVAADFGLLFSAGVFGPSFTTYRMAATPDAFMSRVGTSWSVGSKTCQAVFMFAGGLIAAAVGVRGALLIAGLLCMASALLLPWRKARISTGLVPAPTTEATPSPTTDSSSA; the protein is encoded by the coding sequence TTGGTACGGCAAAGTGCGCTCGGGCAGGACTTCCGGCGGTTGTGGGTCGCTTACGCGGTCAGCGCGGCGGGTAGCGCCGTCGGCATGGGGGCCTTGCCGCTGATTGCCCTCCTGGTACTGGATTCCTCGGCCTTTCAGGTCTCTGTGCTCGCTGCGTTGTCCGCGGTGGCCAGCGGGGTGATCGCTCTACCGCTCGGGGTGCGTATCGAGCACCAGTACAAGCGGCCGGTCATGATCACCGCCGATCTGGTCCGTTGCGCGGGACTGGCAAGCGTTCCCGTCGCCATGGCTTTCGACGGACTCACCTTCACTCAACTGTGTGCGGTCGGCGTTCTGCAGACGGCGGCGTCTGTCGCGTTCGACGCGGCGAGTGGGGCGAACCTGAAGGCACTTGTCCTGTCTGAGCACCGCCTTCGTGCCAACAGCCTGTTCGAGACGACCAACTGGATCACCGTCAGCGCCGGCCCGCCCGTCGGCGGGCTGCTGATCGGGGTGCTGGGCGCGGCCGCGACGCTGGTGGTCGACGCGCTGTCCTTCCTCGGGTCGGCCCTTGGGATCCGTCGCATCCGGGAGCCTGAACCCACGCCGCCGAAACGCTCCGCCACCTCTCACCTGGGTCGTGACATTGCTGCCGGTTGGCAGTACCTCCTGCGGCACCCGGGACTGCGGCCGCTGTTCTTCAATGCGCTTCTTTTTGGCGGATCCATCATGATGACGTCACCGCTGATGGCAGTCTTGATGCTGGATGATCTCGGCCTGGCGCCGTGGCAGTACGGACTCGCCTTGGGACTGCCGTGCCTGGGCGGCGTACTGGGCTCGCGCCTGACCCCGCTGCTCACCCGGCGATTCGGACAGCGTCGCGTTCTGCTGCTGTCCGGTGTTGCACGCACGCTCTGGACGATCCTTCTGCCACTGGCGCCCTCCGGTGCCCTCGGCGTGTTCGTCATCGTGGCCGCCGACTTCGGACTGCTCTTCTCAGCCGGGGTCTTCGGCCCGTCGTTCACCACGTACCGCATGGCTGCCACCCCGGACGCGTTCATGTCCCGCGTCGGCACCTCCTGGTCCGTCGGCTCCAAGACATGCCAGGCCGTCTTCATGTTCGCCGGTGGCCTGATCGCCGCCGCAGTGGGGGTGCGTGGCGCTCTGCTCATCGCCGGCCTGCTGTGCATGGCAAGCGCGCTGCTCCTGCCATGGCGAAAGGCACGCATCTCTACCGGGCTTGTCCCAGCGCCTACGACGGAAGCGACTCCGTCCCCGACTACGGATAGTTCCTCCGCTTAG
- a CDS encoding NUDIX hydrolase, translating into MCVVDELVERVDDQDRVLGVVVSRRQATREGWLHRVAVTVCRDERGRILVHRRSEQLSRFPGLYEVMVGGAVDVGESYEQAAARELAEELGIRVLPRLLFTFLNRSGVSPHWLGVHEAVVPDTVAADPDEVAWHGWLTEPELRSALLEWRFTPDSHEAFSRHLAFRTARS; encoded by the coding sequence GTGTGCGTCGTGGATGAACTGGTGGAGCGTGTCGACGATCAAGATCGTGTGCTGGGGGTGGTGGTCAGCCGCCGGCAGGCCACCCGGGAGGGTTGGCTGCACCGGGTCGCCGTGACGGTGTGTCGTGATGAGCGTGGGCGGATCCTCGTCCACCGGCGGTCGGAGCAGCTCTCGCGCTTCCCCGGGCTCTACGAGGTCATGGTCGGTGGCGCCGTGGATGTCGGTGAGTCCTATGAACAGGCCGCCGCGAGGGAACTGGCCGAAGAGCTGGGCATTCGTGTGCTGCCGCGCTTGCTGTTCACGTTCCTCAACCGCAGCGGCGTGAGCCCTCACTGGCTCGGCGTGCACGAAGCCGTTGTGCCGGACACGGTGGCCGCCGATCCTGATGAGGTCGCCTGGCATGGCTGGCTGACCGAGCCGGAGCTGCGTTCGGCCCTGCTGGAGTGGCGCTTCACCCCCGACAGCCACGAAGCCTTCAGCCGGCATCTCGCGTTCCGGACCGCGCGGTCCTGA
- a CDS encoding nucleotidyltransferase family protein, with the protein MLGRLPLVEQLDGLRSVLSQNEVLTDVMTRAATMELPGWYVTAGCLFQTVWNVVTGRPPTSGIKDYDIFYFDGTDLSWEAEDAAIKAGQEVFAGLPAEVEIRNEARVHLWYEQKFGVPCPPHESTEAAIDSFAATTCCLGVRLEADGGWRVYAPHGLSDVFNLVVRPNPVLAPREVYETKAARWRDEWPELTVLPWPG; encoded by the coding sequence ATGCTTGGTCGACTCCCGCTCGTTGAGCAACTCGATGGCTTGCGGTCCGTGCTCTCCCAGAACGAGGTCCTGACCGACGTGATGACCAGGGCAGCGACGATGGAGCTGCCCGGCTGGTATGTAACGGCGGGCTGCCTGTTCCAGACGGTGTGGAACGTGGTCACCGGCAGGCCCCCGACCAGCGGTATCAAGGACTACGACATCTTCTACTTCGACGGCACCGACCTGTCCTGGGAGGCGGAGGATGCCGCGATCAAGGCAGGGCAGGAGGTGTTCGCCGGGCTGCCGGCCGAGGTGGAGATCCGCAACGAGGCCCGTGTGCATCTCTGGTACGAGCAGAAATTCGGGGTGCCCTGCCCGCCTCACGAGTCCACCGAGGCGGCGATCGACTCGTTCGCCGCGACGACGTGCTGTCTGGGGGTGCGGCTGGAAGCCGACGGTGGGTGGCGTGTCTATGCGCCCCATGGGCTTTCCGACGTGTTCAACCTCGTGGTCCGGCCGAACCCAGTCCTTGCCCCGCGGGAGGTCTATGAGACCAAGGCGGCGCGCTGGAGGGACGAGTGGCCGGAGCTCACCGTGCTGCCGTGGCCGGGCTGA